In the Moraxella osloensis genome, one interval contains:
- the pgi gene encoding glucose-6-phosphate isomerase — MSTDTSANRTWQTLSTQADSMATLNQLFSQQSNRGLQYRVAACDMIMDFSKQKIDEAVLNNLITLANERELGQQIRRLMTGEIVNDTEHRPALHTALRQPQGEQVWVEGINVIEQVHTSLQKAEKLVERIRNGVWRGYSGQAITDVVNIGVGGSDLGPVMATTALKEWTDTAISVHFVSNMDGTQLDSLLKVLNPQTTLFIISSKSFSTIDTLSNAKTAMSWLLASHDNKATILRRHFIGISTKADKMSEWGIHVDNQLMLWDWVGGRFSMWSVIGLAIAIKIGMHNFYELLAGAYEMDRHFATADFAQNMPVLLGLLGVWNSTFLHINAHTVLPYDGRLSFFPNYLTQLEMESNGKSVNRQGEAVTYSTCPILWGDIGSNAQHAFYQLLHQGTQAVSCDFIAPIKRYADAQTINKNLLEQHGLSLANCLAQSQVLAFGNAAIKDSNNGMDKFKHYRGNQPSTTILLKQLTPRTLGSLIALYEHKVFVMSVIWQINPFDQWGVEVGKVMANAVFDALVSTQELSPQQAQPFDSSTNQLLNTIKTTFAS; from the coding sequence ATGTCAACCGATACAAGTGCGAATCGTACATGGCAAACACTGTCTACTCAAGCAGATAGTATGGCCACGCTTAACCAATTGTTTAGCCAACAATCCAATCGCGGCTTACAGTACCGCGTTGCTGCGTGCGACATGATCATGGATTTTAGTAAACAAAAAATTGATGAGGCTGTCCTCAATAATTTAATCACCCTGGCAAATGAGCGTGAGTTAGGGCAACAAATCCGTCGCCTGATGACAGGGGAAATCGTGAATGATACTGAGCATCGTCCCGCATTGCATACCGCGTTAAGACAGCCGCAAGGCGAGCAAGTTTGGGTCGAAGGTATCAATGTCATTGAGCAAGTGCATACGAGCTTACAAAAAGCGGAAAAGTTGGTGGAGCGGATTCGTAATGGGGTCTGGCGTGGTTATTCTGGTCAGGCAATCACCGATGTCGTAAATATCGGCGTCGGCGGCTCAGATCTAGGGCCAGTGATGGCAACAACGGCACTAAAAGAATGGACAGATACCGCTATCAGTGTGCATTTTGTCTCCAATATGGACGGCACCCAGCTCGATAGTTTGCTCAAGGTATTAAATCCGCAAACCACGCTGTTTATTATCTCGTCGAAATCATTTTCCACCATTGATACGCTGTCCAATGCCAAGACGGCGATGTCGTGGTTGTTAGCCAGTCATGATAACAAAGCCACTATTTTGCGTCGTCATTTTATTGGGATTTCTACCAAAGCCGATAAGATGTCAGAATGGGGTATCCATGTCGATAACCAACTAATGCTCTGGGATTGGGTTGGGGGTCGATTCTCTATGTGGTCAGTGATTGGACTGGCGATTGCCATAAAAATTGGCATGCACAATTTTTATGAATTGCTAGCAGGTGCCTATGAGATGGATCGGCATTTTGCCACCGCTGATTTTGCTCAAAACATGCCTGTGTTGTTAGGGCTACTGGGTGTTTGGAACAGTACGTTTTTGCATATTAATGCCCATACGGTGTTACCTTATGATGGTCGGTTATCTTTTTTTCCCAACTATTTAACCCAACTTGAGATGGAGAGTAACGGTAAATCCGTCAATCGCCAAGGTGAGGCAGTGACTTACAGTACTTGTCCGATTTTGTGGGGTGATATTGGCTCCAATGCCCAGCATGCGTTTTATCAGTTGTTACATCAAGGCACGCAGGCAGTCAGCTGTGATTTTATTGCCCCAATCAAACGCTATGCAGATGCCCAAACAATCAATAAAAACTTGCTTGAGCAGCATGGACTTTCGCTTGCCAACTGCCTAGCGCAAAGCCAAGTGCTGGCGTTTGGCAATGCCGCCATCAAAGACAGCAATAATGGTATGGATAAATTCAAGCATTATCGCGGCAATCAGCCGTCAACGACCATTCTACTCAAACAGCTGACCCCAAGAACGTTAGGGTCATTGATTGCGCTGTATGAGCACAAAGTGTTTGTTATGTCAGTCATTTGGCAGATTAACCCATTTGACCAGTGGGGGGTCGAAGTGGGTAAAGTGATGGCTAATGCCGTCTTTGATGCCTTAGTATCAACGCAAGAATTATCGCCACAACAGGCGCAGCCGTTTGACAGCTCAACCAATCAGTTGCTAAATACCATTAAAACAACCTTTGCAAGCTGA
- the sucC gene encoding ADP-forming succinate--CoA ligase subunit beta produces MNLHEYQAKELLKSYGLPVQEGIIAKNGDEAAAAFDKMAGNAGAVVVKAQVHAGGRGKAGGVKIAKTREEAKQIAEELIGKNLVTYQTDANGQPVNSVLIAEDMYPIATELYLGAVVDRSARRVVFMASTEGGVEIEKVAEETPEKILKVEVDPLVGLQPCQAREVAFKLGLKDKQINEFAKLMTGAYKAFIENDFALFEINPLAVRKSGELACVDAKIGIDSNALYRLPKVAEQRDKSQENERELKASEFDLNYVALEGNIGCMVNGAGLAMATMDIIKLYGGQPANFLDVGGGATKERVVEAFKLILEDKSVQGVLINIFGGIVRCDMIAEAIIEAVKEVNVTVPVVVRLEGNNAEKGAQILRDSGLKLIPAEGLSEAGQKIVDAVNNA; encoded by the coding sequence ATGAATTTACATGAGTATCAAGCCAAAGAATTATTAAAAAGCTATGGATTGCCAGTACAAGAAGGTATCATCGCTAAAAATGGCGACGAAGCCGCCGCAGCGTTCGACAAAATGGCAGGCAATGCCGGTGCCGTGGTTGTTAAAGCCCAAGTACATGCCGGTGGGCGTGGTAAAGCGGGCGGCGTAAAGATCGCTAAAACGCGTGAAGAAGCCAAACAAATTGCTGAAGAATTAATTGGTAAAAACTTGGTAACTTACCAAACTGACGCCAACGGTCAACCTGTTAACAGCGTACTTATCGCCGAAGACATGTATCCAATCGCAACTGAATTGTACTTAGGTGCAGTCGTAGACCGTTCAGCCCGTCGTGTGGTATTCATGGCGTCAACTGAAGGCGGTGTGGAAATTGAAAAAGTTGCCGAAGAAACCCCAGAAAAAATCTTGAAAGTAGAGGTTGACCCACTAGTGGGCTTACAACCTTGCCAAGCTCGTGAAGTCGCTTTCAAATTGGGTCTAAAAGACAAACAAATCAACGAATTTGCCAAATTAATGACAGGGGCGTATAAAGCCTTTATTGAAAATGACTTTGCTTTATTTGAAATCAATCCATTAGCGGTTCGTAAATCTGGCGAATTAGCCTGTGTTGACGCCAAAATCGGCATCGACTCAAATGCGCTTTATCGCCTGCCAAAAGTCGCTGAACAACGTGACAAATCACAAGAAAATGAGCGTGAATTAAAAGCCTCAGAATTTGACCTAAACTATGTTGCACTTGAAGGTAACATCGGCTGTATGGTGAATGGTGCCGGTCTTGCGATGGCAACCATGGACATCATCAAACTATACGGAGGTCAACCTGCTAACTTCCTAGACGTAGGCGGCGGTGCGACCAAAGAACGTGTGGTTGAAGCGTTCAAATTGATTCTTGAAGACAAATCAGTCCAAGGCGTACTCATCAACATCTTTGGTGGTATCGTACGTTGTGACATGATTGCCGAAGCGATTATCGAAGCGGTGAAAGAAGTCAACGTTACTGTACCTGTGGTTGTTCGCCTTGAAGGTAACAACGCTGAAAAAGGTGCACAAATCCTACGTGATTCAGGTCTTAAATTAATTCCTGCTGAAGGTCTTTCTGAAGCCGGTCAAAAAATTGTTGATGCGGTTAATAATGCCTAA
- a CDS encoding UDP-glucose 6-dehydrogenase translates to MTKTVYVIGSTNESINACILLATLQYQVRLLTDDDSLQQVMNDYQFDRQMVLLWQLYQSQGNIITQPLPTHDFSAYVSADDIWLFVDGVSAQALDQFGSFHFNPTTQIIISGVKAIGEIEQFARKLTTTWVYYLPFIFMKDGANFSSFFQADLALIGEKTQGSSAHNNILLFFIEKSDKHFITDIKTAEFARSSIMGMLATRLSFMNEMARLAASEQVNIKQVEQILGLDKRIGKDYLKAGWGFGGKSLPLELDFLIDSFKHNQVETSLLEAVKSINEDQKELIFREFWQYFDGFIENKTVMIWGSGYRNGTGRTTHSAFHPLIKLLWSYNIKTIVYANNTKEELLELYGNHPLFSLTDDAYAPLTQVQALFIVNWSLPIKPDINRLNNIALPIFDAKNTLTEPQIQQLVGFYTGIGCKK, encoded by the coding sequence ATGACAAAAACTGTATATGTAATTGGCAGTACCAATGAATCAATCAATGCCTGTATTTTACTTGCCACCCTTCAATACCAAGTTAGGCTATTGACCGATGACGATAGCCTTCAGCAGGTCATGAATGATTACCAGTTTGATCGGCAGATGGTGCTGCTGTGGCAGTTGTACCAATCTCAAGGCAACATCATTACCCAGCCTTTGCCAACCCATGATTTTTCAGCTTATGTCAGCGCAGATGATATTTGGTTGTTTGTCGATGGCGTATCAGCGCAGGCACTTGACCAATTTGGCTCATTTCATTTTAACCCAACGACCCAGATTATCATCAGCGGTGTCAAAGCCATTGGTGAGATTGAACAATTCGCGCGCAAATTGACGACTACTTGGGTGTATTATCTTCCCTTTATTTTTATGAAAGATGGGGCGAATTTTAGTTCTTTTTTCCAAGCCGATTTGGCACTGATTGGTGAAAAAACGCAAGGCAGTAGCGCGCACAACAACATTTTGCTGTTCTTTATTGAAAAAAGTGATAAGCACTTTATTACCGATATCAAAACGGCAGAATTTGCGCGCAGTAGTATCATGGGAATGCTGGCAACACGCTTGTCTTTCATGAATGAAATGGCGCGTCTCGCCGCCAGTGAACAGGTCAATATCAAACAAGTCGAGCAAATCCTTGGGCTTGATAAACGCATTGGTAAAGATTATCTCAAAGCAGGTTGGGGATTTGGTGGCAAGTCATTACCGCTAGAATTGGATTTTTTGATTGATAGTTTTAAGCACAATCAAGTGGAGACGTCGCTGCTCGAGGCGGTAAAATCCATTAATGAAGACCAAAAAGAACTGATTTTCCGTGAATTTTGGCAATATTTTGATGGCTTTATCGAAAATAAAACGGTGATGATTTGGGGTTCGGGCTATCGTAATGGTACAGGACGCACCACCCATTCAGCGTTTCATCCACTCATTAAATTATTATGGTCATACAATATCAAGACGATTGTGTATGCCAACAATACCAAAGAAGAATTGTTAGAGTTATACGGTAATCATCCGCTGTTTTCATTGACCGACGATGCCTATGCGCCGCTTACACAAGTGCAAGCGTTGTTTATTGTCAACTGGTCGCTACCGATCAAGCCGGATATCAATCGTTTAAATAACATTGCATTACCCATTTTTGATGCAAAAAATACGTTAACCGAACCACAAATTCAGCAGCTCGTTGGTTTTTATACGGGTATAGGCTGTAAAAAATAG
- a CDS encoding UTP--glucose-1-phosphate uridylyltransferase, with amino-acid sequence MSTKITHAVIPVAGFGTRMLPLSKAVPKELLPLGNKPAIQYVVEEAIAAGLTNIVLVNHAQKTAIENYFDINSELDTQLRAKGKVALADSLNWLPAGVTVTSVRQGKPLGLGHAVLQARPIVGDEPFAVLLPDVILNPYNTDYTQQNLAYMLQQFAKQQHSQILVDPVKESDISKYGIAKLASTQMVAKSEQNQSFAVTGFVEKPKAEDAPSNLAVVGRYVFNNAIFDYLANTQPSVGGEIQLTDAIDALISTQGVDVVSMVGNSFDAGDMNSYLQAVGYFATQLGIEAFQHTAN; translated from the coding sequence ATGTCGACAAAAATTACTCACGCTGTTATCCCTGTGGCAGGGTTTGGCACGCGTATGCTACCCCTATCAAAAGCCGTGCCAAAAGAGTTGCTACCGCTTGGCAATAAGCCAGCCATTCAATATGTCGTTGAAGAAGCGATTGCCGCAGGTTTAACCAATATTGTCTTGGTCAATCATGCGCAAAAAACTGCCATTGAAAACTATTTTGACATCAATAGCGAGCTTGATACCCAGTTACGGGCTAAAGGTAAAGTGGCGCTAGCAGATAGTTTAAACTGGCTACCTGCAGGGGTCACGGTTACCAGTGTGCGCCAAGGCAAACCGTTAGGATTAGGGCATGCTGTGTTGCAAGCCCGTCCCATTGTAGGTGATGAACCGTTTGCTGTGCTGTTACCCGATGTGATTTTAAACCCCTATAACACTGACTATACTCAGCAGAATTTAGCCTACATGCTACAGCAGTTTGCCAAGCAGCAGCATTCACAGATATTGGTTGATCCTGTCAAAGAAAGTGATATTTCTAAATATGGTATTGCCAAGTTAGCCAGCACACAAATGGTAGCAAAGTCTGAACAAAACCAGTCATTTGCTGTGACGGGGTTTGTGGAAAAACCCAAAGCTGAGGACGCGCCTTCTAACTTGGCTGTCGTTGGGCGCTATGTATTTAATAATGCTATTTTTGATTATCTAGCGAACACGCAGCCAAGTGTGGGTGGGGAAATTCAGCTGACCGATGCCATTGATGCGCTTATTAGCACGCAAGGGGTAGACGTGGTTAGCATGGTGGGTAACAGCTTTGATGCAGGTGATATGAATAGTTACTTGCAAGCCGTGGGTTATTTTGCCACCCAATTGGGTATTGAAGCGTTTCAACATACAGCAAATTAA
- the sucD gene encoding succinate--CoA ligase subunit alpha: protein MSVLVGKDTKVLVQGFTGKNGTLHSEQSIAYGTNIVGGVTPGKGGTTHLDRPVFDTMNEAVKATGANASVIFVPAPFVLDSIVEAINSGVKLIVVITEGVPTLDMLKAKRYLENVNADLQAKGEEIIRMVGPNCPGVISPGKCKIGIMPGHIHQEGKVGIISRSGTLTYEAVAQTTKLGFGQSTCIGIGGDPIPGMNQIDALKLLQDDPQTEAIVLIGEIGGTAEEEAAAYVKDHVTKPVIGYIAGVTAPKGKRMGHAGAIISGGKGTAEEKFKAFEEAGIAYTRDPSKIGEKVKEVTGW, encoded by the coding sequence ATGAGCGTATTAGTTGGAAAAGACACTAAAGTATTAGTGCAAGGTTTCACAGGTAAAAACGGTACCCTACACTCAGAGCAATCAATTGCTTATGGTACCAACATCGTTGGCGGTGTGACTCCAGGTAAAGGCGGTACAACCCACCTTGATCGTCCAGTATTCGATACCATGAATGAAGCAGTAAAAGCAACGGGTGCTAATGCCTCTGTTATCTTTGTACCAGCACCATTTGTATTGGACTCAATTGTTGAAGCGATTAACTCTGGCGTAAAATTGATTGTGGTCATCACCGAAGGCGTACCTACCCTAGATATGCTAAAAGCCAAACGTTACCTAGAAAACGTCAACGCTGACCTACAAGCCAAGGGCGAAGAAATCATCCGTATGGTGGGTCCAAACTGTCCAGGCGTGATCAGCCCAGGTAAATGCAAAATCGGTATCATGCCAGGTCACATTCACCAAGAAGGTAAAGTCGGTATCATCTCACGTTCTGGTACATTGACGTATGAAGCGGTTGCCCAAACCACTAAACTTGGCTTTGGTCAATCAACCTGTATCGGTATCGGTGGTGACCCAATTCCAGGTATGAACCAAATCGATGCATTAAAATTGCTTCAAGACGACCCACAAACCGAAGCGATTGTATTGATCGGTGAAATCGGTGGTACGGCTGAAGAGGAAGCGGCTGCATACGTCAAAGACCACGTGACTAAACCCGTCATTGGTTATATCGCAGGTGTCACAGCACCAAAAGGTAAACGTATGGGTCATGCCGGTGCGATTATCTCAGGTGGTAAAGGTACGGCGGAAGAAAAATTCAAAGCCTTTGAAGAGGCTGGTATTGCTTATACCCGTGACCCTTCAAAAATCGGTGAAAAAGTAAAAGAAGTCACTGGTTGGTAA